The DNA window AAAATGGCTTACCAGAAGAAATTATCTATAAACGAGACTGTTGCCTTAACTGGAGTCAGTCTGTCGAGCGTAAAGCGTTATAGGAAAATAATCGAATCAGGAGAAGTTTGACTATATAAACAGTACTAGTTGTTTTAGTGAATTTCAATCGATTTTATAATACTTCAGCTAAGTAAATAATCATGAAAGTTTCTGTAACTGATCCTTCTAAAGCCTTTCAGCATCACATTGATAATCCAGAAAATCAACATATTCTTTTTTCAGGTGCTTTTGGCTTTGGGAAATCATATTTTCTAAACGATTTCTTTAGCCGTAATGAGGACAGCTATTCTGCTTTCTTTATATCACCAGTCAAATATGCAGTAGGGTATAATGAAGATATATTTGACTATATAAAAATAGATGTTGCTTCCGCTTTAATAGCAAGTGGAAAACTGCCGATAAACGTTCCTAAACACTTTTCAGAAAGCGAATACTTGAGTTTCTTTATTCGGGAAAATGCAAGCGAAATTTTAAATATTTTATACGAATCTTTAAAGGATGATAAAGCTGAGAAGATAAAAAAAATTATAGATTCCGTGTCAAAGGTTTTAGATTTCAAAGAGAAATACAACAAGTGGAAAGATACAATACGAAAAGCTGATAAAAATTTGATTGACAGCCTGAGTGATGTAAGCAAGCAATACCTTGTTCGTAAGGGATCTATTTATGAGGATGATATACTAACACAATTGATCAGGGGTTCTGTAGAAAAAATTAGGAACGAAACTTCTACAAAAACTGTGTTAGTTATTGACGATTTCGATAGGCTAGATCCTGAACACATATTTCGTATTCTTAATATATTTAGTGTTCATAATAATTATTATGATCAAGAAAATAAATTTGGATTTGATAGAATTATAATTGTGTGCAGTCTGCTGAACATACAGAGAATATACGAATATAAATATGGAACAGAGGTTGATTTTAATGGGTACATTGAGAAATTTTATTCAACAGACGTATTTTATTTTCATAACCAGAAAGCTATATCTGAATTCTGTTCAAGCGAGTTCAGTGCAGACCTAGACGAATATTCTCAGTATTTATTGAGTTATGTTCTCTCCTATTTTGTTGAAAAGGATATAATTTCTATTCGTAGTATTATAAAGCATTCTAGGACGTTTTTCTTTACGCCCTTCACCCAAAAATTTGTATTAAATGAAAATTTTAGTGAAGTTAAGAATGAACAAACAACGTTAGTTCCTCCTGTTGATCATAGGTATGGATATACAGAACATTGGCATGAAAAAGTGTGGAGCGAAGATTTTATTGCCCCTTATAGAGCAGAGATAAGCACATTTTCTGTCTCCAGCGACGATTTGCCCATTCTTAAAATTTTGAAGATTCTGGTTACAATTTTCGGGGATTATAATAATTTGCTTGAGGTTGTATCCAGAAACAGAGAGGATAAGTCATTGATACATTTTGATAAAACTATTATATTAATAAAGTCTCTGGCAATATCATGGTATGTCTTTCAAAATTTTAGTATACCGGAAAATATTATTATTGAAAAGAGACCATTTCCTTATAGTAGAAACGGCAATCGCACATATCAAAGATTCGGTAAGCCAGTTATTAATTTTAATGGAATGTTTGAAACGAAAATTCCATTAAAATGGGATCAGACAAATCAATATGATGGTGAGGCAAGTCTTTTTCAAGGAATTGACTACGATAACTGGGAGATAGTTTATCCTATCAGAGATCCGCAGTCATTTACCACTGGAACATTAATGGATATGATGAGAGACACCTTATTGCAAATTGAGAGGTGTGGACAACTTCCTTTATTAGGAATAACTAAAAATAGAAAACTCTAGAACCGAGGAAATCTATGAATCTTGTCATCGTTGACCATACGAACCCCAAGGTCACGTAGATACTCGATGGTTTGCTTGATGTCGGTGTGCCTAGCCTGCTGCCGGATTAGTTCTATATCCTTCGTAGCATTCCATAGTGCAATGGCCCCGGTATGTTTCCAGGAATACATATCGTGGCCTGAACCAACCATACCGAGCTTTTCAATTACCTGCTGATGCCGGCGGTAGAAGAATTTGGGACCAACGCAGACCGGCCCCGGCTCGCCTGAAGTGGTGAACACATAGTAGTGACCTGGATACTCGCGGATGCGCTGCTGCTGAATCAGTTCTTCGAGGGGTAGGGGAATGTTAACAAAGCCGCCGTCGTTGGTTTTGGCTGATTCACCCGTCACGTAGATCATGTGCGTTCGCACGTCGCGCACCCGCAGGAGCCGCAACTCCTCGTGGGGCCGCATGAGCGTATAGTACAGCCACCGGTTGAAAGTTAGCAAGTAGTCCAGTCCCAGGTCTTCGCATACCTGCCGGTACTCAGCTTGTTGCCGTTCGGAATACGCCTGGTGCTTATTGCTGACCTGCGGCAGCTTCTTGATGCTTTTATCCTCGAAGGGATTCCCCGCTTTGCCCAGCTTCTTGGAGCGGTCCAGCCCGATCCAGTGATTAAAGAAGGTTCCTATGTAGCCTTTGCGGTTATTGCGTGAACGGTTGTTGACGCCCACCACCGTAATCAACTCGTGCAAAAACTCGATAGCGCCGGCCGAACTGAACTGCGCCAGCGTCGCCTGGGGCCGGTGGTGCCGCTCCAAATAGGCTAGCAGATCCATTACGGCCGTGCGGTAGGATTTGAATGTGTTCCTGGCGTGTACTTTCTTACAGTACGCCAGGTATTCAGGGACAGCCTTCTCTATGGGGATCGAACCGGCATCGTTCAGATTAAGAACGGGCGGCTCGGGGCGGGGGCGGGCCGTTTGTTTTGGCTTGGTACCGACGTAGGCTTTTCCCCCTTTCAGGTAGTTGGTCAGTTCCGCGATGATATCCGTCGCAACCCGGTGCCGCTCGGCGACCGAGTAGCCCGTTACGATCACCCGCTTTCGGACCAGCTTGTTTTTATCGAACGAAAAGACCGAGTAGGTTACGCACCACTGACCGGTCAGGTTCTCGTCGGCGGGCCTGCTCAGATAGGGAAGCTTGTAGGGGTAATTGCCAGGCTCTAAATCGGTATTCACGGTTTTGTCCAACTTATTTTGCCACGGATTTGCCACGGCGTCGATTTTTGCCACAAAAAAGCCTGTAAATCATTGATCTACAGGCTTTTAATCGGTGGAGACGGAGACACAAAGGAGATATATTGTAAGTCATTGACTTACAGCCTTATAAATGCCATATTAAGCGTTCTGTACCCTTGTGGGTTTACCCTGTACTGTTAAGCTACTCCCAGGAACGTATTGTATTGATCCTAATAGCTTTTCTTATATGTACCCTTATTGAATAAAGTGACCTAACGCGTAACCCCGTAACCCGTCTTTAATGCGGTATAGCTCCAAGTTTCCTATTATAGTGCTTTAAAAAGAGCTTTGCTTCTCTAGTAGTTGTATCTATAATATCTCTCTGAAATAAGTCTCGGAAAACATAATATAACGCTGAGTGATTGGCATAAAGAATATCATAGACCTGCATTAATTCGCTGTTAGTAAATGTTCTGTAAAACATTATATATATTTCATTCTCATCTTCAATGTGTTCTGTGCCTATCCCGGCATTCTCCCCGATATTATTAATAGTGTCAATAAAAGTGCTGTAAGTTAAAGCAAGCTTACGCTTCAGAGTTTCTATATATTCTTGAGCAATAAGAACGGTCGGTGTAGGGTCTTGAGTTTTCTCTCCTAAGTCGCCGTTACTAGTTTCTTTCGGGTTCTCATTGCTTTGTATCCCCCCCCAAGTAATCAGCTCAACAACTGAAACGCGTAAGGCCTTAGATATTCTCTCTAAGTTATTGAATGTCAATTGATTGCCTCGGTTTTCAAGTCGTGGGTAATTAGTTGCTTCTATACCCAGCTCCTTGGCCATCATTGTAGGCGTGATACCTCTCGCCTTACGTATAGCTTTGATGTTGCTAGCAATGTCCATAATCACTATTAGATAGCGCAATACTCATCATTAGTGGTAAAATAATCATAATCGAACTTGCATAATCAAGAATCAATAGTCGATATTTGAGAGTCGTTTAATGACTACAATAATCATATATTGACTATGAAGGCAGTTTCGATCCCTCCAGTAGCGAAAGCCATACAGCTCTACGAACAGCGAACAGGCTTTAAAATCAAGATTGACAAAGATTTCTACCAGAAGGTAGATATAAACTCAAAACGCTTCGGCTTGCTGCTCAAAGGGCGTTTGGAACCAAGCTTCGACGAAGTAAAGCGCGTCGTAACTGCCCTGAATATTTCCGTAATCGACTTGCTATAAAAGCAGAAAGCCCTACCGCATCGAGGCCGTAGGGCTTTACCATTTACGTTTTAATTACCTCAAAGTTAACGGTTTATGTTTAAATTACCTGCTTATCGAAAAGCACAAGATGCTGCCGAAAGGGGGCACAAGTTCAAAGCGCCCACCTGTAATGTTGTATTTATCATGCGTAGCAACTCGGATGCTATATACATTCGAGTGTCTGTCAACGGTGTTCGATCTACCAACAAATCAACCGGCATAAAAGCCGCTCGTGAGGATTTTGACACGAAAACCCGCACCATTCTGAATGACCCTACCAATACGGTTCGGCTTCGGAAAATGGAGAGTGCGGTGTATGAGGTGTTCAAAGATCGGGAGATAACCGGGCGCTCATTAGAACCTAACCTGATACGAGATATTGCTTTCGGGCTGCGTGGCCACGATGAACAAGAGCCAACCGTTATTGAGGCTATCAGCCTCTATCAGCAATGGCATGAACAGCGCTTTGGTAGCAATGACGTATCCATCGGTACGATTCGACGCTA is part of the Spirosoma rhododendri genome and encodes:
- a CDS encoding helix-turn-helix domain-containing protein, encoding MDIASNIKAIRKARGITPTMMAKELGIEATNYPRLENRGNQLTFNNLERISKALRVSVVELITWGGIQSNENPKETSNGDLGEKTQDPTPTVLIAQEYIETLKRKLALTYSTFIDTINNIGENAGIGTEHIEDENEIYIMFYRTFTNSELMQVYDILYANHSALYYVFRDLFQRDIIDTTTREAKLFLKHYNRKLGAIPH
- a CDS encoding P-loop NTPase fold protein, translating into MKVSVTDPSKAFQHHIDNPENQHILFSGAFGFGKSYFLNDFFSRNEDSYSAFFISPVKYAVGYNEDIFDYIKIDVASALIASGKLPINVPKHFSESEYLSFFIRENASEILNILYESLKDDKAEKIKKIIDSVSKVLDFKEKYNKWKDTIRKADKNLIDSLSDVSKQYLVRKGSIYEDDILTQLIRGSVEKIRNETSTKTVLVIDDFDRLDPEHIFRILNIFSVHNNYYDQENKFGFDRIIIVCSLLNIQRIYEYKYGTEVDFNGYIEKFYSTDVFYFHNQKAISEFCSSEFSADLDEYSQYLLSYVLSYFVEKDIISIRSIIKHSRTFFFTPFTQKFVLNENFSEVKNEQTTLVPPVDHRYGYTEHWHEKVWSEDFIAPYRAEISTFSVSSDDLPILKILKILVTIFGDYNNLLEVVSRNREDKSLIHFDKTIILIKSLAISWYVFQNFSIPENIIIEKRPFPYSRNGNRTYQRFGKPVINFNGMFETKIPLKWDQTNQYDGEASLFQGIDYDNWEIVYPIRDPQSFTTGTLMDMMRDTLLQIERCGQLPLLGITKNRKL
- a CDS encoding tyrosine-type recombinase/integrase; the protein is MNTDLEPGNYPYKLPYLSRPADENLTGQWCVTYSVFSFDKNKLVRKRVIVTGYSVAERHRVATDIIAELTNYLKGGKAYVGTKPKQTARPRPEPPVLNLNDAGSIPIEKAVPEYLAYCKKVHARNTFKSYRTAVMDLLAYLERHHRPQATLAQFSSAGAIEFLHELITVVGVNNRSRNNRKGYIGTFFNHWIGLDRSKKLGKAGNPFEDKSIKKLPQVSNKHQAYSERQQAEYRQVCEDLGLDYLLTFNRWLYYTLMRPHEELRLLRVRDVRTHMIYVTGESAKTNDGGFVNIPLPLEELIQQQRIREYPGHYYVFTTSGEPGPVCVGPKFFYRRHQQVIEKLGMVGSGHDMYSWKHTGAIALWNATKDIELIRQQARHTDIKQTIEYLRDLGVRMVNDDKIHRFPRF